One Tubulanus polymorphus chromosome 5, tnTubPoly1.2, whole genome shotgun sequence DNA segment encodes these proteins:
- the LOC141904964 gene encoding transmembrane protein 131-like isoform X4 has protein sequence MSNLELSFILLIANILYFKTTHVNGLESPGQAFIQTDNNELKYMMDEVPLQVISDDPFPDLNNQYDGNSLSNPIKFQPPLLDFHQQAVGMPKMEQVLLINTDTENSLHLLSISGSTVHFHCSFFQDKIVPPGANTSFDVVFLARQVGNVENTLYIHTSQGTFRYQVFGIGTPNPYRLQPFLGAKVPLNSSFSPLINMHNPHGTSLQVVEMYSSGGDLHLELPSGEKEAPKKLWEIPPYETKTVMKASFVGRNANNHTAFIRIKTNKTDDPTETLVLPVEVEVSSVPGIYSPVDVLDFDILRTLDGPKALRLNLINSGTKPIHITSVSVNESNPAVTVDFRPVKLLPGVLRRTPVALVTLTAAKALHAHQWRGDIIIKTKNEEAKLIVPFRATVLHGSLVYDSNNTKFYSGKTLTNVTRCIPLTNTFNFSLVVYNITLPPDVSNYFSIMNFSRPMIIKSRETNSSLWVTFKPNVTDLHFTFMLRLSTNASVFHIPIFVYNGQLKVVHHRPEIYKGQLDFGTMGVEEKRSMTFTLRNDNPVDIVISEFGANMENTLVELLGVEKGNGTTLTQLHNKSEIDINPLIIKPFHYAVFSVNLMAPDWEGTFVAEIIIVTQYENVYIPMTLRTAEGSLNANPEIIVFDNVYPGKIAHKVLRIHSSFENLMEVRELTFQPNDTRFYYRPPERVPVYLEPQQDTVIGEIYFDARRECHDECYVGLPTYTPGGHQWLLGLTLDKDVADTDQYWYTRFQQKWQVLGAREKSTTDSEYYLGINVTIQLDTNQVRGFLFPAHAHLHWPPLIRKTSRLKFPLTQIGNTSVSEFVIENPGDIPVLIQVLPLSSYPSPHTILDMTQLKLPKDTTDFIETEDDEIFTLQGSEMYDQKNKPVIGYQKLIENTLGVKPHHNSISAMLDPGSKLNVKIGFQPKDPSSRTTLIIVRNNLTIIDTIVVQGRGGVGMMKFGSKDSAAAGAGAAPNSAPLQFDMTEKHLKYCDKKRQNKGVLPNFTVKRPFIIKNSGELPFFVHGFHVNGEPCEGFGFRVLNCEGFDLKPNSSQKIEIAFTPDFTMSRIQRVLSVHTTLGPVSNYSLQATLPAHMLTRCSAALPRPPWEPVLYYSITSCMGLLLFCVLTAAYFEADRVFSADIILRRSRSQNGNSSAGGGGVDRSKIFDLKTIAGVKTSSTDSSSSSSATKMTKIIADLSNGHVEKNRASGAAGTPNSVHRTTRSNEKKDASQHVAINGIKHQTTTDSSSAGATGSKKNKINNTKKSSNDLRERSGSGKDSSVTMTTTTPTITTIKPEMTTTVAAAAGASSGVDCIDQITINTHHDNNQHQHQQQQQLHNALLITDNTATNNNMIYDFDETSDFKRESGKPKMKRKSRTKQDEFRSKTLDVYELDDTSSTTTESSVDNDDKLSSARDSTPEPILPTKTRKISKDKKNKSSSNHHGDKSAAAIEDTKDEDDDFVLNTKSKAHKKIGRLDPKKSFGGNILRPSSLELPYTTKLESSSKENTQPKSDEIKLSKKSSKNNKRNKNKGSGDLTDLAQQTELFALKHQRHLQSMNLNAQQPQMMMNADMSLTPGAAPPSSYSSAVSGNDNKKQQPQQQPQQQQQQQQQQQQQREINRVLKTYNPLTDAAFPGAIGMKKPQPTNMAASPTQQQTLQQNPWSISSGSPTTPDCFLNQGLVTQAPVAPPQLTHNIIQTEPNELSFNSSMNSFNDVDNSFNNAPPGGAPVDLGFGLNTVYDQPITMMQRLQADRRKRLIEYQQRLLRNGMSEWPGFETQIPVSQSLWDAPFIPNDSWASGLSSTLAAMEANPWSLGTPNPVQRSPPPHHQHIPPLINQNNQTANGWGMSNIWGSNSADAAAAAAAMAMADAGDALCNSPVLDALHVEQQQQQQQQQQQRASVVGFDPFNPLANIWGPQTTSAPPGMPPWATGSNEGSD, from the exons taaCCAGTATGATGGAAATTCACTGTCAAATCCTATAAAATTTCAACCACCTTTACTAGACTTCCATCAACA GGCGGTCGGAATGCCTAAAATGGAGCAGGTTCTATTAATAAATACAGATACAGAGAACAGTCTCCACCTATTGTCAATATCGGGAAGCACGGTGCATTTTCACTGTTCATTCTTCCAAGATAAG ATCGTACCACCAGGTGCTAATACATCGTTTGATGTGGTATTTCTAGCGCGTCAAGTCGGCAATGTAGAAAATACATTGTATATTCATACATCACAAGGCACTTTTAGATATCAG GTGTTTGGTATCGGTACTCCGAACCCATACCGGTTACAGCCGTTTTTAGGAGCTAAAGTTCCATTAAATAGTAGTTTCTCGCCACTAATAAACATGCACAATCCAcatggaacctcgttacag GTGGTTGAAATGTACTCTAGTGGAGGTGACCTACATTTAGAATTACCTTCGGGTGAAAAAGAAGCTCCTAAAAAGTTATGG gAGATTCCTCCGTATGAAACTAAAACTGTGATGAAAGCAAGTTTCGTCGGAAGGAATGCGAATAATCATACAGCGTTCATAcgtataaaaactaataaaacTGACGATCCGACAGAAACACTTGTTCTACCTGTCGAAGTGGAAGTATCATCAG TTCCAGGTATATATTCACCGGTAGATGTGTTAGATTTTGATATTCTACGTACGTTGGACGGACCGAAAGCGTTACGATTAAATCTCATCAATTCCGGCACGAAACCGATTCATATAACG AGTGTATCAGTAAATGAGAGTAACCCAGCTGTTACAGTGGATTTTAGACCGGTGAAGTTATTACCAGGCGTTTTACGGCGTACACCAGTAGCACTAGTTACATTAACAG CTGCCAAAGCTTTGCACGCGCACCAATGGAGAGGAGATATAATCATCAAGACTAAAAATGAAGAGGCAAAATTAATCGTTCCATTTAGAGCTACAGTTTTACACGG GTCTCTTGTTTATGATTCGAATAATACCAAGTTTTATTCCGGTAAAACTTTAACGAATGTAACTCGTTGTATCCCGCTAACGAATACATTCAATTTCTCACTGGTTGTTTATAATATCACGTTACCGCCAGACGTCAGCAATTATTTTTCT ATAATGAATTTCTCGCGTCCGATGATAATTAAATCACGAGAGACGAATTCGTCGTTATGGGTGACATTTAAACCTAACGTTACAGATCTCCATTTTACGTTCATGTTACGTTTATCGACGAACGCCTCCGTATTTCATATCCCGATATTCGTTTATAACGGACAGTTAAAAGTCGTTCATCATCGTCCGGAAATCTATAAAGGTCAGTTAGATTTCGGGACGATGGGAGTCGAAGAGAAACGAAGTATGACGTTTACTTTACGCAATGATAACCCGGTTGAT ATTGTGATATCAGAATTTGGAGCGAATATGGAGAATACTTTAGTGGAACTGTTAGGAGTAGAGAAAGGAAATGGAACTACGCTAACACAATTACATAATAAATCAGAAATAGATATCAATCCT CTGATAATAAAGCCGTTTCATTACGCTGTATTTAGTGTAAATCTAATGGCTCCCGACTGGGAAGGCACATTCGTAGCTGAAATCATCATCGTTACACAATATGAAAACGTTTACATTCCAATGACTCTACGAACGGCTGAAGGAAGTTTAAACGCAAACCCAGAAATCATCGTATTCGATAATGTTTACCCT gGAAAAATAGCGCATAAGGTTCTACGAATTCATAGTTCGTTTGAGAATCTGATGGAAGTTCGAGAATTAACTTTCCAACCGAACGATACTCGATTTTACTATCGGCCACCAGAGCGCGTACCTGTCTATCTAGAACCGCAGCAAGATACAGTC ataggagaaatatattttgatgcTCGTAGAGAATGTCATGATGAATGTTATGTGGGTTTACCTACTTATACACCAG GTGGACATCAATGGTTATTAGGATTAACGTTAGATAAAGATGTAGCCGACACAGATCAGTATTGGTATACGAGATTTCAACAGAAATGGCAGGTGCTCGGAGCTAGGGAAAAATCTAC AACTGATTCTGAGTATTATTTAGG AATAAACGTTACGATACAACTAGATACAAATCAAGTGCGAGGTTTTTTATTTCCGGCCCACGCGCATTTACACTGGCCGCCACTTATTAGAAAAACATCTCGACTTAAGTTTCCACTCACACAGATAGGAAATACATCG GTATCAGAGTTTGTAATAGAGAATCCTGGTGATATTCCCGTTCTGATACAAGTATTACCACTATCCAGTTATCCAAGTCCTCATACTATTCTAGATATGACACAATTGAA gTTACCGAAAGATACAACAGATTTTATCGAaactgaagatgatgaaatatttacttTACAAGGATCTGAAATGTATGATCAG AAGAATAAACCGGTGATCGGATATCAGAAACTGATCGAGAATACTCTCGGAGTAAAACCACATCACAACAGTATTTCGGCGATGCTCGATCCTGGAAGTAAATTAAACGTTAAAATCGGATTTCAACCGAAAGATCCATCGTCAAGAACGACTCTTATCATCGTCAG gaATAATTTAACGATTATTGATACGATCGTAGTTCAAGGTCGCGGTGGAGTTGGAATGATGAAGTTTGGTAGTAAAGACTCTGCAGCTGCTGGCGCTGGTGCTGCTCCTAATTCAGCTCCGTTACAATTCGATATGACCGAAAAACACTTGAAATACTGTGATA aaaaaagaCAGAACAAAGGCGTTCTACCGAATTTTACAGTAAAACGACCGTTTATAATAAAAAACAGCGGAGAATTACCGTTTTTTGTTCATGGGTTTCATGTAAACGGTGAGCCGTGTGAAGGGTTCGGATTCCGCGTCCTCAACTGTGAAGGATTCGATTTAAAACCGAACAGTAgtcaaaaaatagaaattgc ATTTACGCCTGATTTTACGATGTCTAGAATACAGCGTGTTTTATCGGTTCATACGACTCTCGGACCGGTGTCTAATTACTCTCTACAAGCGACACTCCCGGCTCACATGTTAACACGTTGTTCAGCAGCTCTACCGCGCCCGCCGTGGGAACCCGTACTTTATTACTCAATTACTTCCTGTATGGGATTATTGCTGTTCTGCGTTTTAACTGCCGCGTATTTCGAAGCCGATCGCGTATTCTCAGCGGATATAATCTTACGTCGTTCGCGCAGTCAGAACGGAAACAGCAGCGCCGGGGGAGGGGGGGTCGATAGATCGAAAATATTCGATTTAAAAACAATCGCCGGCGTTAAAACTTCCTCCACcgattcgtcgtcgtcgtcgtctgcGACGAAAATGACGAAGATTATCGCGGATTTATCGAACGGACACGTGGAGAAAAATCGAGCATCGGGGGCCGCGGGTACCCCGAACAGCGTTCACAGAACAACTCGATCTAACGAGAAAAAAGACGCGTCGCAACACGTCGCGATTAACGGAATTAAACACCAGACAACGACTGATTCCTCATCGGCGGGGGCAACCGGctcgaaaaaaaataaaataaataacacgaaaaaatcatctaatgatCTCAGAGAACGCTCGGGCAGCGGAAAAGATTCATCAGTTACCATGACTACGACTACACCGACTATTACAACAATTAAACCGGAGATGACGACGACAGTAGCGGCGGCGGCTGGTGCGAGCAGCGGAGTAGACTGCATCGATCAGATTACTATAAATACGCACCACGATAAtaaccagcaccagcaccagcagcagcagcagctgcacaACGCTCTACTCATTACTGATAATACAGctactaataataatatgatatacgACTTTGATGAAACCAGTGACTTCAAGAGAGAATCTG GTAAACCGAAAATGAAGAGAAAAAGTCGAACGAAACAAGATGAATTCCGATCTAAAACATTGGACGTTTATGAGTTGGACGACACTTCATCGACAACCACTGAATCTAGTgtcgataatgatgataag ttGTCAAGCGCTCGTGATTCGACCCCGGAACCAATTTTACCGACAAAAACTCGAAAAATCAGCAAAgataagaaaaacaaatcatcatCGAATCACCATGGCGATAAATCagctgcggcaatagaggatacGAAGGATGAAGACGATGATTTcgttttgaatacaaaatcTAAAGCACACAAGAAAATCGGGCGTCTTGATCCTAAAAAATCATTCGGTGGAAATATTCTACGACCCAG TTCACTTGAATTACCGTATACAACTAAACTAGAATCATCATCTAAAGAGAATACACAACCTAAATCAGACGAGATTAAACTGAGTAAAAAATCCAGCAAAAACAACAAACGTAATAAGAATAAAGGATCAG gtGATCTTACCGACCTCGCGCAGCAGACGGAACTATTCGCTTTAAAACACCAGCGCCACCTGCAGTCGATGAACCTTAACGCGCAACAACcgcaaatgatgatgaatgctGATATGAGTTTGACTCCCGGTGCAGCGCCACCTAGTAGCTATAGCAGCGCAGTCAGCGGTAACGATAACAAGAAACAACAACCGCAACAGCAAccacagcaacagcagcagcaacagcaacagcagcagcagcaacggGAGATCAATCGTGTTTTAAAGACATATAATCCTTTAACTGATGCTGCATTCCCTG GAGCGATCGGAATGAAGAAACCTCAACCGACAAACATGGCCGCCTCTCCGACTCAACAACAGACATTACAACAGAATCCGTGGAGTATTTCATCTGGTAGTCCTACTACACCTGACTGTTTCCT GAATCAAGGGTTAGTCACGCAGGCACCGGTGGCGCCACCTCAGCTCACTCATAACATCATACAAACTGAGCCGAACGAACTGTCGTTTAATTCATCGATGAACAGTTTCAACGACGTCGATAATAGCTTCAATAATgcaccaccaggtggcgctccCGTCGACT TGGGATTTGGATTGAACACAGTTTACGATCAGCCAATCACGATGATGCAGAGGTTACAAGCGGACAGACGCAAAAGATTGATCGAATATCAGCAGAGATTATTGCGTAACGGAATGTCTGAATGGCCTGGATTTGAGACACAGATACCGGTCAGTCAGAGTTTGTGGGATGCTCCGTTTATTCCTAATGATTCATGGGCTAGTGGACTGTCATCTACTCTCGCCGCGatg GAGGCAAACCCGTGGAGTTTAGGAACCCCGAACCCGGTTCAGCGATCGCCCCCTCCGCATCACCAACACATAccgccattgatcaatcagaATAACCAAACGGCTAACGGTTGGGGAATGTCGAATATTTGGGGTTCTAACTCAGCTGATGCGGCAGCTGCAGCAGCTGCTATGGCGATGGCGGATGCTGGAGATGCGTTGTGTAATTCACCCGTTTTGGATGCTCTCCATGTTGAG cagcagcaacagcagcagcagcagcagcaacaacgtGCATCTGTTGTAGGATTCGATCCTTTCAATCCGCTCGCCAACATCTGGGGTCCTCAAACGACTAGCGCGCCCCCGGGCATGCCTCCGTGGGCTACTGGGTCTAACGAGGGCAGTGATTAA